From one Flavobacterium sp. N502536 genomic stretch:
- a CDS encoding peptidylprolyl isomerase, with translation MENGIYAKFNTSKGSILVKLTHDLTPGTVGNFVALAEGNMENKVKPQGQKFYDGLTFHRVIPDFMIQGGCPKGTGTGDPGYKFDDEFHPSLKHDRPGVLAMANSGPASNGSQFYITHVPTSWLDGKHTVFGHVIEGQDVVDAVAQGDNLDAVEIIRVGEEAQKWNAIEAFIALKGARLKRDAALKAESEAKMEQLAAGFDKTDSGLRYKMIQKGEGKKAEAGKTVAVHYEGSLENGKVFDSSYPRKKPIEFRLGQGQVIEGWDEGIALLQVGDKARFVIPSDLAYGAAGAGGVIPPNATLIFDVELMDVK, from the coding sequence ATGGAAAACGGAATATACGCTAAATTCAACACTAGTAAAGGTTCGATTTTAGTAAAACTTACACACGATTTAACACCTGGGACCGTAGGGAATTTTGTAGCTCTTGCAGAAGGAAATATGGAGAATAAAGTAAAACCTCAGGGACAAAAATTCTATGATGGATTAACTTTTCATAGAGTAATTCCTGATTTTATGATTCAGGGAGGATGCCCGAAAGGAACTGGAACTGGTGATCCGGGATATAAATTTGATGATGAGTTTCACCCAAGTTTGAAACACGATCGCCCGGGAGTTTTAGCAATGGCTAATTCAGGTCCTGCAAGTAACGGTTCTCAATTTTACATTACACACGTTCCAACTTCATGGTTAGACGGGAAACATACTGTTTTTGGTCATGTAATCGAAGGTCAGGATGTTGTTGATGCAGTTGCTCAGGGAGATAATCTTGATGCAGTAGAAATCATCAGAGTAGGTGAAGAAGCTCAAAAATGGAATGCTATTGAAGCTTTTATCGCTTTAAAAGGAGCCCGTTTGAAGCGTGATGCTGCTTTAAAAGCGGAATCAGAAGCAAAAATGGAACAATTGGCTGCAGGTTTTGATAAAACAGACAGCGGATTACGTTATAAAATGATTCAAAAAGGAGAAGGTAAAAAAGCTGAAGCTGGAAAAACAGTAGCAGTACATTACGAAGGTTCTTTAGAAAATGGAAAAGTTTTTGATTCATCTTACCCACGTAAAAAACCAATCGAATTCAGATTAGGTCAAGGACAGGTAATCGAAGGATGGGACGAGGGTATCGCTTTACTACAAGTAGGTGACAAAGCTCGTTTTGTAATTCCATCTGATTTAGCTTATGGAGCTGCAGGTGCTGGAGGAGTTATTCCACCAAACGCAACTTTGATTTTTGACGTTGAATTAATGGACGTAAAATAA
- the yajC gene encoding preprotein translocase subunit YajC codes for MQDLMKFAPYLLMFVVLYFFMIRPQQKRVKNEKEFESSLKVGDKIITKSGFHGKIVELADTSAVIETMSGKLKIERSAISMEMSASLNKKA; via the coding sequence ATGCAAGATTTAATGAAATTTGCGCCTTATTTACTAATGTTTGTAGTGTTGTATTTCTTTATGATCAGACCACAACAAAAAAGAGTAAAAAACGAAAAAGAATTTGAAAGCAGCCTGAAAGTAGGTGATAAAATAATTACTAAAAGTGGTTTTCACGGAAAAATTGTTGAGCTTGCTGATACAAGTGCGGTAATCGAAACAATGTCTGGAAAATTAAAAATTGAGCGTTCGGCAATTTCTATGGAAATGAGCGCTAGTTTGAATAAAAAAGCATAG
- a CDS encoding ABC transporter ATP-binding protein, translating into MKELSYLNKYFIKYKYSFSLGILITIIAQIFSLFTPKLISKSLNAIEKFDKLPEADQTSQIVIDTYREGLIHNVLLIIATTIVAGFLTFLMRQTLIVMSRHIEFDLKNEVFKQYEKLSQNFYKQNRTGDLMNRISEDVSKVRMYVGPAVMYTINTFIRFAIVIIYMYNVSPRLTLYTILPLPILSYCIFKLSSEINKRSTTFQQYLSKVSSFTQEIFSGIRVIKANSLENQHQNNMIALADESKKKSLDLAKVQSLFGPLMIALIGISNLVVIYFGGVMYINGTIPNIGTIAEFILYVNMLTWPVASLGWVSSMVQEAEASQKRLNEFLKIEPEIKNRNENHSDIQGTIAFENVSYTYEDTNIEALKNVTFTVKKGETLAILGKTGSGKSTILSLISRLYDVTEGRIMIDQSEISSLNLYDLRNNVGIVPQDAFLFSDTIKNNIKFGNQNATDEEVIEAAKNAVVHDNIVAFNKQYDTILGERGITLSGGQKQRVSIARAIIKNPAILLFDDCLSAVDTETEETILSNLFEICKDKTTIIVSHRISSAKNADKIIILEDGRIIQQGSHNQLINQEGYYASLYLKQLSEKELL; encoded by the coding sequence ATGAAAGAATTAAGCTATTTAAACAAATATTTCATCAAATATAAATATAGTTTCTCTTTAGGAATTTTAATCACCATAATCGCACAAATCTTCTCTTTGTTCACTCCAAAGCTAATTAGCAAGTCGCTAAACGCTATCGAAAAGTTTGACAAACTACCCGAAGCCGATCAAACTTCGCAAATCGTTATCGATACGTACCGCGAAGGATTAATTCATAACGTGCTGTTAATCATAGCTACTACCATTGTTGCCGGTTTTCTAACGTTCTTAATGCGTCAGACTTTGATTGTAATGTCACGTCATATCGAGTTTGATTTAAAAAATGAGGTTTTCAAACAGTATGAAAAACTCTCGCAAAACTTTTACAAACAAAATCGCACCGGAGATTTAATGAACCGTATTAGCGAAGATGTTTCAAAGGTTCGCATGTATGTGGGGCCCGCGGTAATGTATACGATTAATACTTTTATCCGTTTCGCCATCGTCATTATATATATGTATAACGTTTCGCCGCGATTGACACTGTATACTATTTTACCTTTGCCAATTCTTTCTTATTGTATTTTCAAGTTGAGTTCAGAAATCAATAAAAGAAGTACCACCTTTCAGCAATATCTGTCTAAAGTATCCAGTTTTACACAGGAAATTTTTTCCGGTATCCGGGTTATAAAAGCCAACTCACTGGAAAATCAGCATCAGAACAATATGATCGCTCTGGCAGACGAAAGCAAAAAAAAGAGCTTAGACTTAGCTAAAGTTCAATCCCTGTTTGGTCCTTTGATGATTGCTTTAATCGGAATCAGTAACCTGGTGGTGATCTATTTTGGCGGTGTTATGTATATTAATGGAACGATTCCGAATATTGGTACTATTGCCGAATTTATTCTATATGTAAACATGTTAACCTGGCCGGTAGCTTCATTAGGATGGGTTTCTTCAATGGTTCAGGAAGCAGAAGCCTCTCAGAAACGTTTGAACGAATTTTTGAAGATTGAACCTGAAATAAAAAACAGAAACGAAAATCACTCTGACATTCAGGGTACAATAGCCTTTGAAAACGTAAGCTACACCTACGAAGACACCAATATCGAGGCACTAAAGAATGTTACTTTTACAGTCAAAAAAGGAGAGACTTTGGCCATCTTAGGAAAAACAGGTTCAGGTAAATCCACAATATTATCTCTGATCTCGCGTTTATATGATGTAACCGAAGGCAGAATCATGATCGACCAAAGCGAAATCAGCAGTTTAAACCTGTATGATTTGCGTAATAATGTTGGAATTGTGCCTCAGGACGCTTTTTTATTTTCGGACACTATTAAAAACAACATAAAATTTGGCAATCAGAACGCTACAGATGAAGAAGTAATCGAGGCCGCCAAAAATGCGGTAGTTCACGATAATATTGTTGCTTTTAACAAACAATACGATACCATTTTAGGAGAAAGAGGGATCACACTATCGGGCGGACAAAAGCAGCGAGTGTCTATAGCGCGGGCCATTATTAAAAATCCGGCGATTTTACTTTTCGACGATTGTTTGTCGGCAGTAGATACAGAAACAGAAGAAACGATTTTAAGCAATTTGTTTGAAATTTGTAAAGATAAAACTACAATCATCGTAAGCCATAGGATATCATCTGCAAAGAACGCCGACAAAATAATCATTTTGGAGGACGGCAGGATCATTCAACAAGGCTCTCATAATCAATTAATAAATCAGGAAGGCTATTACGCATCGTTATATTTAAAACAACTTTCGGAAAAAGAATTACTTTAA
- a CDS encoding RBBP9/YdeN family alpha/beta hydrolase — translation METQLLILPGLGNSGVRHWQTFWHKKFKNSTRIVHDEWDEPIREEWLERLNEEISRLNSPTVLVAHSLAVSLVLHWAEANHNPNVVGALLVAPADVDSPQHTPDSIRNFSPMPISKLPFPSIVVASENDPYATFERKKYFAEMWGSDLVNVGQKGHINSDSDLKYWEEGQLILKQLIEKIK, via the coding sequence ATGGAAACGCAACTATTAATCCTGCCCGGACTTGGGAATTCGGGAGTCAGACACTGGCAAACGTTTTGGCATAAGAAATTTAAAAATTCAACCCGTATTGTTCACGACGAGTGGGACGAACCTATTCGTGAAGAATGGCTTGAACGCTTAAACGAGGAAATCTCCAGACTAAACAGCCCAACGGTATTGGTAGCACATAGTTTAGCCGTTTCGCTTGTCCTGCACTGGGCGGAGGCAAACCACAATCCAAATGTTGTTGGCGCCCTGCTGGTAGCACCTGCCGATGTAGATTCACCTCAGCATACCCCCGATTCTATTCGGAACTTTTCTCCAATGCCCATTTCAAAGCTGCCTTTCCCCTCAATTGTGGTCGCAAGCGAAAACGATCCTTATGCAACTTTCGAAAGAAAAAAGTATTTTGCCGAAATGTGGGGAAGTGATTTGGTCAATGTGGGACAAAAAGGACACATCAACTCTGATTCTGATTTAAAATACTGGGAAGAAGGACAATTGATTTTGAAACAATTGATCGAGAAAATTAAATAG
- a CDS encoding GreA/GreB family elongation factor has translation MKPTPTFCKTDYQFLRELILKSKNATNAKEIGQLSHELDRAIIRKESELDETVIRINSQVTIEDVKANKSMKIQIVLPSFADVKEGKISILAPLSVAIIGFKENDVVDWELPAGIKTLKITAVSNSAESIS, from the coding sequence ATGAAACCAACCCCTACATTCTGTAAAACAGATTATCAGTTTTTAAGAGAACTGATACTGAAAAGTAAAAACGCAACTAATGCCAAAGAAATTGGACAGCTTTCGCACGAATTGGACCGCGCCATTATCCGTAAAGAAAGTGAATTGGACGAAACCGTGATACGAATCAATTCGCAGGTCACTATTGAAGATGTAAAGGCAAATAAAAGCATGAAAATTCAAATTGTCCTGCCATCCTTCGCCGATGTAAAAGAAGGAAAAATATCCATTTTGGCACCGCTTAGTGTTGCTATTATTGGCTTTAAAGAAAATGATGTTGTCGATTGGGAATTACCGGCCGGAATAAAAACATTAAAAATAACAGCCGTTAGCAATTCAGCTGAAAGCATTTCTTAG
- a CDS encoding tRNA-binding protein yields MDLTWNEFERTDMRVGTIMEVNDFPEARKPAYQLTIDFGAEIGIRKSSAQITTHYTKEDLLNRQIISVVNFPKKQIGKFMSECLVLGAIGKEGDVILLAPDFKIENGLRIG; encoded by the coding sequence ATGGATTTAACCTGGAATGAATTTGAAAGAACCGATATGCGCGTAGGAACTATTATGGAAGTAAATGATTTTCCCGAAGCCAGAAAACCAGCCTACCAGCTTACCATTGATTTTGGTGCCGAAATTGGAATCCGTAAATCGTCCGCCCAAATAACAACACATTATACAAAAGAAGATTTATTAAACCGACAAATTATCTCAGTAGTCAATTTTCCCAAAAAACAAATCGGGAAATTTATGAGTGAATGTCTGGTTCTTGGCGCAATAGGCAAGGAAGGAGATGTTATTTTACTTGCTCCCGATTTTAAAATAGAAAACGGATTGCGAATTGGGTGA
- a CDS encoding alpha/beta fold hydrolase: protein MENNLLNNSTSLRDSDFDIQLLNSDKYIETAKNVKLYVKDYGKGKPIILIHGWPLSNEMWEYQIDFLVQHNYRVIAYDRRGFGKSSQPYDGYDYDTLTDDLKEIIEQLELENVTLVGFSMGGGEVVRYFSRYGGKAVTKAALISSIIPFLLQTHDNPDGHPKEKSEITANNIKQDRIGFIDNFGKIFFGINIINRPLSTPLLEYYRMLCSFASPRATLKCAESFSFTDFRDELDTIKVPTLIIHGDDDKIVPIDLTSKKAAKAISENTFIVYEGAPHGLFYTHKDKLNKDLLDFLNA, encoded by the coding sequence ATGGAAAATAACCTTCTAAATAACAGTACCTCCCTTAGAGATTCCGACTTTGACATCCAACTTTTAAACAGCGACAAATACATCGAAACGGCTAAAAATGTAAAGCTATATGTTAAAGATTACGGAAAGGGAAAACCGATAATTTTGATTCATGGCTGGCCGCTTTCAAATGAAATGTGGGAATATCAGATTGATTTTTTAGTACAGCACAATTATCGCGTCATCGCTTATGATCGTCGCGGATTTGGCAAATCATCACAACCTTATGACGGCTATGATTATGATACGCTAACCGATGATTTAAAAGAGATAATAGAGCAGCTTGAGTTAGAAAATGTTACTCTGGTTGGCTTCTCAATGGGTGGCGGTGAAGTGGTTCGCTACTTTAGCCGTTATGGCGGAAAAGCCGTTACAAAAGCCGCGTTAATTTCTTCTATCATCCCATTTTTATTGCAAACTCATGATAATCCTGACGGGCATCCGAAAGAAAAAAGTGAAATTACAGCAAATAATATCAAACAAGACAGAATTGGTTTTATAGATAATTTTGGCAAGATCTTTTTCGGAATCAATATCATCAATAGGCCTTTAAGCACACCCCTGTTAGAATATTACAGAATGCTGTGCTCTTTTGCCTCACCGCGTGCTACACTCAAATGTGCTGAGTCTTTTTCTTTTACTGACTTTAGGGATGAACTGGATACTATAAAAGTGCCTACTTTAATCATTCATGGCGACGATGACAAAATTGTACCTATTGATCTTACGTCAAAAAAAGCAGCCAAAGCCATTTCTGAAAATACTTTTATCGTTTATGAAGGCGCGCCACATGGCTTGTTTTATACCCATAAAGATAAACTAAACAAAGATTTGTTAGACTTTTTAAACGCCTGA
- the nusB gene encoding transcription antitermination factor NusB, giving the protein MQSIYAMHQSGSDNMEKEEKFLFYSIDNIQDLYLIMLSSLIEICKKESVFLHLSSKKHLATAAERNPNEKFVKNKIFQLLAESNSLSIALENRKINNWNLNDDYIILLLNDIKSSELYAKYMSTTTNTFEEDRQFVIDLFADVIVPNEKLYEYLEDDKLTWVDDIPVVNTHIIKQLKAIKTEDPDDFRVPKLYKDVEDKDFAKDLFRRTVLNESILAKEYDDKTPNWDSERIAEIDTIILKMAICEFLKFPSIPVKVTLNEYLEIAKEYSTPKSSIFINGILDNLVKELTANKKMVKVGRGLM; this is encoded by the coding sequence ATGCAATCCATTTATGCAATGCATCAAAGCGGTTCTGATAATATGGAAAAAGAAGAGAAGTTTCTTTTTTACAGTATTGATAATATTCAGGATCTATATCTTATAATGCTTTCTTCATTGATTGAAATTTGCAAAAAAGAATCAGTTTTTTTACATCTTTCAAGTAAAAAACATCTTGCAACCGCTGCAGAACGTAATCCGAATGAAAAATTTGTAAAAAACAAAATTTTTCAACTTCTAGCCGAAAGCAACTCTCTTAGTATTGCTTTAGAAAATCGTAAAATCAACAACTGGAATCTGAACGATGATTATATCATTTTGCTTTTAAATGATATCAAATCAAGCGAATTGTATGCGAAATACATGAGCACTACAACAAATACTTTTGAAGAAGACAGACAATTTGTAATTGATTTGTTTGCAGATGTAATTGTTCCAAATGAAAAATTATATGAGTATTTAGAGGATGATAAATTAACCTGGGTGGATGATATTCCGGTGGTAAATACACATATCATCAAACAGTTGAAAGCTATTAAAACCGAAGATCCGGATGATTTTAGAGTGCCTAAATTGTATAAAGATGTTGAGGATAAGGATTTTGCTAAAGACTTGTTTAGAAGAACAGTTTTAAACGAATCGATTCTGGCAAAAGAATACGATGATAAAACACCAAACTGGGACAGTGAAAGGATTGCTGAAATTGATACGATTATCCTGAAAATGGCAATCTGCGAATTTTTAAAATTCCCTTCTATTCCTGTAAAAGTAACTCTTAACGAATATTTAGAAATTGCGAAAGAGTATTCTACACCAAAAAGTAGTATTTTTATCAACGGAATTTTAGACAATCTGGTTAAAGAGCTTACAGCGAATAAAAAGATGGTTAAAGTAGGACGCGGGTTAATGTAA
- a CDS encoding PUR family DNA/RNA-binding protein gives MRENDMLEKEEIFSKVLRAGRRTYFFDVRATKADDYYITITESKKFTEEDGSFHFKKHKIYLYKEDFSAFAEILEEMTSYVLNHKGEEVISERHQKDFKKEYGSDKPEGQRTSFTDIDFDDI, from the coding sequence ATGAGAGAAAATGACATGTTAGAAAAAGAAGAGATTTTTTCTAAAGTATTACGAGCAGGAAGAAGAACTTATTTCTTTGATGTGAGAGCTACTAAAGCTGACGATTATTATATCACAATTACCGAAAGTAAAAAATTTACTGAAGAGGATGGTTCGTTTCATTTTAAAAAACACAAAATCTACTTGTACAAAGAAGACTTTAGTGCTTTTGCCGAAATACTAGAAGAAATGACTTCGTACGTCTTGAACCACAAAGGCGAAGAAGTAATTTCTGAAAGACACCAAAAAGATTTCAAAAAAGAATACGGTTCTGACAAACCTGAGGGACAAAGAACCAGTTTTACCGATATTGATTTTGACGATATTTAG
- a CDS encoding cytochrome c, producing MKLRILTLTAATLLWVSCGTKKAAPVATATPAASETVKTTALTPALAEGKNLYENSCARCHKLYDPKKFSQEDWKPILVRMQKKAKVDDTQIALISDYITSQL from the coding sequence ATGAAATTAAGGATCTTAACTTTAACCGCTGCGACGTTGCTTTGGGTTTCGTGCGGTACGAAAAAAGCAGCTCCGGTTGCAACAGCTACTCCGGCTGCGAGTGAGACGGTAAAAACTACAGCATTAACGCCTGCATTGGCAGAAGGGAAAAACTTGTACGAAAACAGTTGTGCAAGATGTCATAAATTATATGATCCGAAGAAATTTAGTCAGGAAGACTGGAAACCAATTCTGGTAAGAATGCAGAAAAAAGCGAAGGTTGATGATACTCAGATCGCTTTGATATCCGATTATATCACTTCTCAATTGTAA
- a CDS encoding YdeI/OmpD-associated family protein — MSDKKHVWDKVNSWEEELLFLKSIIDKTELVETVKWGGPVYVYNKKNVIGIGGFKEYFTIWFFNGVFLKDEKKKLINAQEDKTKSLRQWRFTSKDEVNEADVLAYIAEAIENEKQGKIIKPTKKEAIVSELFEKETAQNPALAEAFQKFSPYKQYEFLEYIETAKQEKTKLSRIEKVIPMILQNIGLNDKYR, encoded by the coding sequence ATGTCTGACAAAAAACACGTTTGGGACAAAGTCAATAGCTGGGAAGAAGAACTTCTTTTCCTAAAATCGATTATTGACAAAACCGAACTGGTTGAAACCGTAAAATGGGGCGGCCCGGTTTATGTGTACAACAAAAAAAATGTTATCGGCATAGGAGGTTTTAAAGAGTACTTTACGATTTGGTTCTTTAATGGTGTTTTTCTGAAGGACGAGAAAAAAAAGCTCATCAACGCTCAGGAAGACAAAACAAAGTCATTACGCCAATGGCGCTTTACTTCAAAAGACGAAGTAAACGAAGCTGACGTTTTAGCTTATATTGCAGAAGCTATTGAGAACGAAAAACAAGGTAAGATCATAAAACCCACAAAAAAAGAAGCGATCGTTTCTGAGCTTTTTGAAAAAGAAACAGCTCAGAATCCTGCTTTAGCAGAGGCATTTCAGAAATTTAGCCCTTACAAGCAATATGAATTTCTGGAATATATTGAAACCGCTAAGCAAGAGAAAACCAAGCTTTCAAGGATTGAAAAAGTTATTCCGATGATACTACAAAACATCGGACTGAATGATAAATACAGATAG
- a CDS encoding thioredoxin family protein translates to MARTPSNMIPLGTIAPGFKLRDTNSNNVYSFEDLRGSKGTLVIFICNHCPFVLHVIKEVVMIANDYRVQGISIVAISSNDIEKYPQDAPELMTEFAFQNKIDFPYLYDESQDVAKAYEAACTPDFYLFDNQDRLFYRGQLDDSRPGNGIPLSGSDLRSAIDALIYNRSLKDPQKPSIGCNIKWKTTL, encoded by the coding sequence ATGGCACGAACTCCTTCAAATATGATTCCCCTTGGAACAATAGCTCCGGGATTCAAATTAAGAGATACCAATTCTAATAATGTTTACTCATTTGAAGATTTGAGAGGATCAAAAGGCACTTTGGTTATTTTTATTTGCAACCACTGTCCGTTTGTACTTCATGTTATCAAGGAGGTTGTAATGATCGCCAACGACTATCGTGTACAGGGAATTAGCATTGTTGCGATTTCAAGCAACGATATTGAGAAGTATCCACAAGATGCTCCTGAATTAATGACTGAATTTGCTTTTCAGAACAAGATTGATTTTCCGTACTTATATGACGAAAGTCAGGACGTTGCCAAAGCTTATGAAGCGGCTTGTACCCCTGATTTTTATTTATTTGACAATCAGGACCGATTGTTTTATCGCGGTCAATTAGACGATTCAAGACCTGGAAATGGGATTCCGTTAAGCGGAAGCGATCTTCGCAGCGCAATTGACGCTCTTATTTACAACAGAAGCTTAAAAGATCCGCAAAAACCAAGTATTGGCTGCAACATCAAATGGAAAACAACTCTTTAG
- a CDS encoding Glu/Leu/Phe/Val family dehydrogenase, with amino-acid sequence MDATFATGKELQKMDPVFGQLSFDDHEQIVFCNDKDTGLKAIIGIHNSVMGPALGGTRMWNYNTEWEALNDVLRLSRGMTYKSAITGLNIGGGKAVIIGDAKTQKTPELMRKFGEFVHSLGGRYITAEDVGMETKDMDTVRDVTPYVTGISEERGGSGNPSPITAYGVYLGMKAAAKSQFGTDVLEGKKVLVQGIGHVGEALVEYLTKEGAVVTITDINEEKLYQVASKYNASIYSGEDLYTADVDIYAPCAMGAIINDATVDKIKAKVIAGAANNQLADENIHGARLQERGILYAPDFLINAGGIINVYAELEHYGKAEIMTKTENIYNTTLEIIDYAVKNGMTTHKAALTIAQNRIDLRRIENAKK; translated from the coding sequence ATGGATGCAACTTTCGCAACTGGAAAAGAACTTCAAAAAATGGATCCTGTTTTTGGTCAATTGTCTTTTGACGATCACGAACAAATTGTATTTTGCAATGACAAAGATACAGGTTTAAAAGCAATTATTGGTATTCATAATTCGGTTATGGGACCAGCTTTGGGAGGTACTAGAATGTGGAATTACAATACTGAATGGGAAGCATTAAACGATGTTTTGCGTCTTTCAAGAGGTATGACATATAAATCTGCCATTACCGGATTGAACATCGGTGGAGGTAAAGCAGTAATTATTGGTGATGCTAAAACGCAAAAAACACCTGAATTAATGCGTAAGTTTGGTGAATTTGTTCACTCTTTAGGTGGTAGATATATTACTGCTGAGGATGTTGGAATGGAAACAAAAGATATGGACACTGTAAGAGACGTAACGCCTTATGTTACGGGTATCTCTGAAGAAAGAGGTGGTTCAGGAAATCCTTCTCCAATAACAGCTTATGGTGTTTATTTAGGGATGAAAGCTGCTGCTAAAAGTCAGTTTGGTACTGATGTTTTAGAAGGTAAAAAAGTTTTAGTTCAGGGAATTGGTCACGTAGGAGAGGCTTTAGTTGAGTATTTAACTAAAGAAGGAGCAGTAGTTACCATTACAGATATCAATGAAGAGAAATTGTATCAGGTAGCTTCAAAATACAATGCTTCAATTTATTCTGGTGAAGATTTATACACTGCTGATGTTGATATTTATGCGCCATGTGCAATGGGAGCGATCATCAATGATGCAACTGTAGATAAAATTAAAGCTAAAGTTATCGCAGGAGCGGCTAACAATCAGTTGGCTGACGAAAATATTCATGGAGCAAGATTACAGGAAAGAGGTATTTTATATGCACCTGATTTCTTGATCAACGCTGGTGGAATCATTAACGTATATGCTGAATTAGAGCACTACGGTAAAGCGGAAATCATGACAAAAACCGAAAATATCTATAACACAACTTTAGAAATTATCGATTATGCTGTGAAAAACGGAATGACGACTCACAAAGCGGCTCTTACAATTGCTCAAAATCGTATCGATTTGAGAAGAATTGAGAACGCGAAAAAATAA